acatttttattttaccctGCTACCCCTTGGCGATTATACTGGTCACTTATTGTTCGGTCTATCTTATAAAATGATGCTTCTGTATTGTCTTATTGTAGCACATAATTTACTAAAGCAATTAAatcattgtacaaataaagcaCATACCACATAATGCAAGTTAATCTATCAAGAAGATATGTAAAGGTTACTGACTGTAAAGGTCCTGGAACATAGATATCTATCTACCTTCCAGGGAAATATTCATTGTATGATATTGAAAACACTTCTCTAGAGCACACATATTGAATTTCAGCTTTCCCCAGAATCCACAGAGTTCAGCTTTAGAGCCTCGAGAGGAACACGGAAAAACGATGTCTTTGTCCACGTGTCTGGGGCCAAAAGTTAGTCATCCTGGAAGATCAGAAATTATGTTGCTCTGCTTGTTGTAGCAATGAATAAGTCCTACATTCTACACAGGGATGGAAACACCAGAAGCTATTAACATTTTTCCATCTTTAACATAACCTTACAGTTGACAACAATCCCATGATTATTATCTGGTGTAATCCAGTAATTCAAGATGCTACATTATCTTAAGGTTGCACTGCGAATattttagagtttgctaactggATAGAAGCAGGGTAGATGACACTGCTCTAAGATACAGAGATGATATTTGCTAGTGAATATCAGCTGATAAAGCCATTATTTTATGTATCCAAATCTACTTTTGCTCCAAATGTCACTTGTTGCACATACCTGCAATTTGGCTTATATGTCCTAAGTGCCAAATATCAGACAGACCACAAATATTAACAATTTCCATTTTTATTAATCAAGGAGTAGCTGCCTTACTAATGGTTGAAACAACAGTAACGTTAACAGGACATTTAGCATAAAAGCTGCATTAAAATATGCTGCTTACAATCTAGTAGAAGTACTTATACAAAAGCTTGCTATATCATTACCTGGTCTGCATAAGACCTGGAGAAGGTAATTTCAATtaacagcaaagaaaaaaaaaacctaatcaGCTTTACACTTGGAAAATGCAACCAAGATATTACTTTCAGTACATATGATGACAATACAAGTGTGAACCTTTGTAAAGATCATGAGCCAGTGAGGAGGAAGGAAGAAACAGCAGACAGGCTTATGATGAGAATCTGGGTGTTAATCTTCTGGAGAATGTTATTGGACAGTGTGTAGGACAGACTGAAGCACAGGATGGGGGCCGGTCCCAGCACGTCAGTGGTCTTTGATCTgatcctcctcctccagcttgCGAATTTCACTCTTCAGGAAGTTGATGGTCTCTCGGCTAGCCTTCAGCTTCTCCTTCAGCTCCGTTATCTCCTGGCTTGTCTTCTTCTTTGCAGATTCCAGCTTCTCACGCGTCCTCAGCTCCAGCTCAGCAACTGGAAATACCACCTAAAAGTTTGTACCTTTTATCCATTATGAAGAAAATGGGCACGGCCCATCTTAGATATAAAGGGTGATGAGCAAAGGCACAGCCCCCTCAGCCGCGCACAAACTTGCTCACTATTCACGCACAAACACAATCGAGTCCTGGCTGAAGCCAACGGCTTGACAAGGATTTCAGGTAGGTGCAGTTTGTTCTGAAAGTCACAATTAAGTGGTGCAACTCACACTCTGTCTCATGCTTGTAGGCACCTAATGTCAGCTGTCTGGATGTGGTCAGCAGCTGTTGCATCATAGCAGTGGGATCCTGGAAAATCTGTCAACACAAAATAACTCTTAACTTGAGAGTAATGGTTGCAatagtggagggggggggggggtcataagaTGATTTCCAAATCATGTgaacaaaattttaaaatacccCAGTAGAACCTACATCAAACAAGTGGTTttcttaataaataaaatcagtGTTGCATTTTCCCCATCAAAATATAGTGCATTTTGCCAATCAATAAGGAATGCAtaaaaattcagcatgcttcgATAAATACCAACCGTCCAAAATAAACAATTCACAAAAgataagatttcattataataccCATTAAATCATGCAACTACAAGTAaccaaaataaaaatgggaTAAAAATTAGAGATAGTACCCATTTACTCTCAGGTTACTTTAGTGCTGTACAATGCGTGCTGCCAAACAATGTTGTGCTTGAATCATTTACGCATGGGATGCAAGCTtggtaataaataaaatggtcatttatttttatacttaGTCCAGGTGATTTTCATCTTAATGCAATTACCaaagtcatttttttaaaaccacagAAAATTAATTATGACAATTGAATATGAGATACCACAGactacaaaaatattttaattcccATTGAAATGTTTTTACTAATTAAAATGATCTTGGTTGCTGTATGGATTCGTTCATTGAATACTTGATCATCCATTTTGAACAAAGTGCGCTGGAATCTAGTTTGGATCTCTCTACTTATGTGAAGAAACATTCTCGGTGCCAATGCATATTGAAAAATGACTAAACTTGGAGGACGATCTTTGGGAGGCCGTCTCCAAAATTAAACCCCGAAGGGACTTGTTTTGCTCCAAGCATTGTTCCCACCTATCTCATTAGGTAAGTTTAATGTTTGCTAGGCCTATATAAAATTGTTTATGGTTCTtaaaccagtggttctcaatcttTTTTGCATCAGaacccaatttttaccatgtcAGCTCAGTCGCGACCGTATATTAAGCATAGGTCTAAATTAATGTTATGATTAAGCGCAAATACGATCACAAAATCCCTCCATGCCATATAATGCTTCCACAAGTTCAAGACAGATGTTGAGGAATTGGGGGTGATGTATGGCTTTGGGCTCTGatggcccctgagcgaggcccttagcccccaattgctccaggggctGATTGACCCCACTTTCTCAGAAATACGAAtaggaaaagaagaaaaaaaaaaaagtctactaaataaatgtgtgtatgtgtaatatatatatatatacacacacacacacacatatacatacacacacacatatatatacacacacatacacgcacacacacacatacatatacatacatacatacatacatacatccatacatatatatatatatgtgtggttctacttttaagaaattcgagttctaatgagttcgagaactgaggtaccactgtgtgagtgtgtgtgtgtgtgtgtgtgtgtgtgtgtgtgtgagatatatatataaaaatatatatatatatataaaaatagaaGCATGCAATGGTTCCAGCCATTTTGGAGTTGAGCTAAAGTCCTGCTACTCAATAGGACCAAAGGCAGTGCAGAAGCTCACCATCTCATCATAGAACTCAGACACCACTGTCTTCTTTGGCATGGCACTGGAGTCAGACTGGAAAAGCTTCAACAGGTGATACAGGGTGACCTGGAAGAGGCCCATTAAAGATCTATTACGATCCAGCTTAGTAAGGAAAACTGGTCCACACAAGGTTGTActtcaacaaaaacaaaacaaaaaaacaaaaaaaaaaaaaaaacagaaatcaataGAAATTTCAAATAGATATTACACATTAAAACAGGCACTGACCGGTCTTTCATTGGGATCAATGAAGAATATCTTGATAATAATTTCAAACTCTCCCCAGCCGGTTTCTGTGATCTCGTACGGTGGTTTTGTGACAACTGCAATGCCAACATACATTTTAAGCTGGTAGTGCTGAGCTTAATTCCTTAAAGAATATTAATGCCATTTTCTATAAGGCAGCCTTAATGGGTGGTAGCAATCAAGATATCGAGATGTCTCCGCCTCCCTAGCAATTACCTGACTACTTCAGTTGCCACTGAATGTAACAGGTAAGTAGTATGTACAATTTAAGAGTACAGTGCTGCTGTGAGCAAGAAAGGCAGGCTACCTCACCTCTTAAGGGGTTTCCGTAACTTTCATGAAGTTTGAATTGGATCTTCTTTACATAAGCAGACATGTCCTGCAGTGAAAATCAAAGATGTCAATCAATGAAGCTGTGAAAGAAGGAATTTAGTCAATGTTTTGTTGTAAAGCAGAAAGAATAGTGTTACACTCTCCAGATAGATACATTCATATATACAGCAGCATACATCTGAGTCACAGGCCCCTATCGTACCTCATTTCTGTAGGGTTTCACGTAGACTGTCCACTGATGAGTGTGCCCGTCCTCCTCTCTTTTCTTCCCAAAATATCGCGCAACATTACCAAACACTATCGGCTTCACAATTGTTACTCCCTGAGAGAAAGAATTTAAGCTCGTTTAACAATCATCTAAGAGTTTACCCTAACACTATCGTTTGTGTTTTATGACAATCATATTTTGCAAAGCAAGGTCAGTAGGTACTGCCACTTGTGAAGAACAAACAAATTTAATACAAGGATTTAGTTGTAATAACACAACAGTAAATAAAGTCGCTGTTTCTGGCATGTTTCCCAATTTAACATgacaatttaataaatactgcTCTTATTTCTGACTGCTACCGATTAAGTAAAATATCCAGCTTTTAAGCAGTTATAATTGTAATTCAACGCGATCCAACATGATAAACGTAAATAACACTATACACGGGCAACTGTGAAAGACACTggtacataaataaataaactcgAACTTTAACATGTTTTCCGAAGAATGAGCGTATAATCGCAACTCACAGTTAAAGCATGTTAAGCAGTTCTCCTGTATCATTACGATCTCAAACTATGCTGCATTTTAAGTTGTTATACAAACCTCTGATCAATCCATACGGATTCCCAAAAACACAAAACGTATTGTACTTGATTTTCATAACTCTAATTTTCAAAAGATTAATTTGAAATAAAGGCAAAATGTCGTTACCTTCACTCTCCCCCCGGAATCTGGACCAAATTCAGCCATTCTCTTAAACATAGTATAGTGAAGAAATCTTATAATCAGACGTATTTCGTCTGCTTACACGCAGACCTTAATACCACTGCCTTCGAAAATATCAAAAACAGCTGCCATTAAATTAAGAAAGCATTTTTATTCAGTAAATAAACCATCAGATGTTCCCCGGAagttccccccaaaaaaacttcCGACTTGAAAACAGAAAGCGCTGCATAGTTCCAGGCAACGGCTTTTGTCTCAGTGGGCTGAAAACAGGATCAAATAACCCTGCAATTTACCTCTGGTAAGTGGCTAAATACGTGAAACAATATGAAACGTATTTAAGTTTAAACCGAcctatttaattttataatttgtaATCTTATTACAATTACGAGTTTTACAACAGTCGCCCACGTGGCCCACAGAGAATTACTTGGTCAGTCGTGCATGAGCGGACGTGTAATATGTGTGCGCTTTAAAtcaacaaataaaattaaagtcaaCGTTAAATAACTGATCATTTGTGACTTAAGTTGCGTACATTTGAGACAGTCAATTAAAAGTGGTTAAGCATAGGCCTATATAAGGTTAATTCTGGCCATCACAAAATAATGTCTATTCAATAGAAATTGTAGACTATTATATTCAAGTCATCTTGAAAATAAATATCTGGCACCCAAATAGTTTTCCGTTATTAATTAGAATAGTACTCCCGGTCGGCTTTTGTCAGTTGATACCATTCATTTTACACTAATCTGTTACAACCCTAACTACAGCAGATTTAATTCCCCCTAAGAGTAGCTGTCCAATAAATGGATCCATCGAAAAAAGCggattacttttattatttatatagtaGTCTAGAAACAATGTGCACAAATACCGTATGTTACTTACAGGATATTAGTACATAAAATTATCATTTCAATTGCAAGAGGCAAATTATGTTAAACGTGCTTTGTCTCAGTCGATGTTCTATTTTGAGAACTCTTTTCACAATAAATTGGTAAAAGGAGGTTTCTCTCTTTAAATAAATCACCATCCCACAAACAGcacaaaatgattttaaaataaaaccttaTTTGGCTCAGTTGGATTGTACAAAATACATGAAAgtattttaattgtaatatcATCACTATATATGATTCCTTGATTGTAGTACTTCATGGTGAAATGAAATTCAAAGGGACCTATCCATAATATTTGGAAGAACGTAGCAACGTGGTTTAACGTGGATCGGCATTCTGATCAAGTTGTTAAATAAACGATTGAAGGGTGGATGATAATATATAGGAtattgtttaattataataatttcaaTTTACAAAATAAAGACATACATGTATGACAGAGCCTTTCATTGTGACATCTACCTATAAAgcaaaatttaaaataccagcaTACACTTTTATCAGAAGGTTGTATTCTCATGATACGCATTTTAAGAAATATCCCAGTTTATAGTTTCTTGTTCGAAACTGGTTAGCAATCAGTATTTCATAAACATACAACTGAGAAGCGTGATATTTTGGCTAGTCGATTTGCAGTTTCTGAATAATGGTGACATGATGAACAGGCTGCTGAAGAGAAAATTGGAAGCTACATATACTGTGAACAATAGGTTTTCCCG
This window of the Paramormyrops kingsleyae isolate MSU_618 chromosome 1, PKINGS_0.4, whole genome shotgun sequence genome carries:
- the yeats4 gene encoding YEATS domain-containing protein 4 → MFKRMAEFGPDSGGRVKGVTIVKPIVFGNVARYFGKKREEDGHTHQWTVYVKPYRNEDMSAYVKKIQFKLHESYGNPLRVVTKPPYEITETGWGEFEIIIKIFFIDPNERPVTLYHLLKLFQSDSSAMPKKTVVSEFYDEMIFQDPTAMMQQLLTTSRQLTLGAYKHETEFAELELRTREKLESAKKKTSQEITELKEKLKASRETINFLKSEIRKLEEEDQIKDH